One Kineococcus radiotolerans SRS30216 = ATCC BAA-149 DNA window includes the following coding sequences:
- a CDS encoding extracellular solute-binding protein: MEQTTRPTTPSLPGHRGPARRSVLGSVAAGAALVAVPGALGACTSQEQAAAPQDGPLSEADLAAVLPAYRPLTLAEPDIPGVDGSTPGYTTVPTTLVKSVPEVPGSGGTYTAMSPAWWTTPPGIDKNSYFQAVNAALGATVEFQVSDGNTYADKLQAVLASPKNVPDWVVIPTWNVPPRFEQGVTALFADLTDHLAGDKVLKYPNLANLPTDAWKYCVFNGRLYGLPYPSELVGNALFYRRDLFGQLGLAAPTSADELLQVAKDATDPAARRWGCEDIWDGAQLLFGCTDWTVRDGKLLSRFENENYREAIEFMRELFASGAVHPDAVAGNTQQAKDRFESGQTLISADGLGGWAEALARVLPSNPAYDQQPMDWFAPDGGAPTLYKSQPVSIFSFIKKTDDAAAIDEMLALANFIAAPFGSEEFQLVNYGTEGTTFERDAAGAPALNDRGTTEVTSTYGFLVSPPIVNAKVQFPQYVRDFCDWMARQAPHVTEPVFYGQQIQDPSQYSSLGKPFDDLAKDIIRGRQDVSALDAAVKEWRNSGGDELRAYREKFLTGDEAS, encoded by the coding sequence ATGGAGCAGACCACCCGACCCACGACCCCGTCCCTCCCCGGGCACCGCGGTCCCGCCCGGCGCTCGGTGCTCGGCTCGGTCGCCGCCGGCGCCGCCCTGGTCGCCGTGCCCGGCGCGCTCGGGGCGTGCACCTCGCAGGAGCAGGCCGCCGCCCCGCAGGACGGCCCGCTCTCCGAGGCCGACCTGGCCGCGGTGCTGCCCGCCTACCGGCCGCTGACCCTCGCCGAACCGGACATCCCCGGCGTCGACGGCTCCACCCCCGGCTACACCACCGTGCCCACCACCCTCGTGAAGTCCGTGCCGGAGGTCCCCGGTTCCGGCGGGACCTACACCGCGATGAGCCCCGCCTGGTGGACCACCCCGCCCGGGATCGACAAGAACTCCTACTTCCAGGCCGTCAACGCGGCCCTCGGCGCCACCGTCGAGTTCCAGGTCAGCGACGGCAACACCTACGCCGACAAGCTGCAGGCCGTGCTGGCCTCGCCCAAGAACGTCCCGGACTGGGTCGTCATCCCCACCTGGAACGTCCCCCCGCGCTTCGAGCAGGGCGTCACCGCGCTGTTCGCCGACCTCACCGACCACCTCGCCGGCGACAAGGTGCTGAAGTACCCCAACCTGGCGAACCTGCCCACCGACGCCTGGAAGTACTGCGTCTTCAACGGCCGCCTCTACGGCCTGCCCTACCCCAGCGAGCTCGTCGGCAACGCCCTGTTCTACCGCCGCGACCTCTTCGGCCAGCTCGGCCTCGCCGCCCCCACCAGCGCCGACGAACTGCTGCAGGTCGCCAAGGACGCCACCGACCCCGCCGCCCGCCGCTGGGGCTGCGAGGACATCTGGGACGGCGCGCAGCTGCTCTTCGGCTGCACGGACTGGACGGTGCGCGACGGCAAGCTCCTCAGCCGCTTCGAGAACGAGAACTACCGCGAGGCCATCGAGTTCATGCGCGAGCTCTTCGCCTCCGGGGCCGTGCACCCCGACGCCGTCGCCGGCAACACCCAGCAGGCCAAGGACCGCTTCGAGTCCGGCCAGACCCTCATCTCCGCCGACGGCCTCGGCGGCTGGGCCGAGGCGCTGGCCCGCGTCCTGCCCTCCAACCCCGCCTACGACCAGCAGCCGATGGACTGGTTCGCCCCCGACGGCGGCGCGCCGACCCTCTACAAGAGCCAGCCGGTCAGCATCTTCAGCTTCATCAAGAAGACCGACGACGCCGCGGCCATCGACGAGATGCTCGCGCTGGCGAACTTCATCGCCGCCCCGTTCGGGTCCGAGGAGTTCCAGCTCGTCAACTACGGCACCGAGGGCACCACCTTCGAGCGCGACGCCGCCGGGGCCCCGGCCCTCAACGACCGCGGCACCACCGAGGTCACCTCGACCTACGGGTTCCTCGTCAGCCCGCCCATCGTCAACGCCAAGGTGCAGTTCCCGCAGTACGTGCGCGACTTCTGCGACTGGATGGCGCGCCAGGCCCCGCACGTCACCGAACCGGTCTTCTACGGCCAGCAGATCCAGGACCCCAGCCAGTACAGCTCGCTGGGCAAGCCCTTCGACGACCTCGCCAAGGACATCATCCGCGGCCGCCAGGACGTCTCCGCCCTCGACGCCGCGGTGAAGGAGTGGCGCAACTCCGGCGGCGACGAGCTGCGCGCCTACCGGGAGAAGTTCCTCACCGGCGACGAGGCGAGCTGA